In bacterium, the genomic window GCATAGAAGGCCATGGTCAAGCTCTTGCCCGAGCCCTGCGTGTGCCAAACGACGCCCACGCGGCGGTCGCCCGGCTTGCCGCCGGGCTGCATGCCCGCCTCGTAGCGGCCACGGGTCTCGGCCGCGCGCTCTGCCTGTGCCGCGCGAAGGGTCTCCCCCACCGCAACTCGCACGGCGTGGTACTGGTGGTAGCCAGCCATCTTCTTCATTGCGCGCGCGCTGCCGTCGTCCTCGAAGACGATGAAGTCGCGGAGCAGGTCGAGGAAACGCTGCGGGGCCAGTAGGCCCTGTATCAGAACCTGGAGCTCGGGCATGTGGGCATCAGCTAGCCCTTCGCCCGAGATGGTACGCCAGGGTTTGAACCACTCCCGCCCGGCGGTGAGTGTGCCGACGCGGGCCTCGATCCCATCGGAAACGACCAGCACGGCATTGGTCGCGAAGAGCGCCGGGATCTCGGCCTTGTAGGTCTCGAGCTGGTGGAAGGCGGTCCAGATCGTCGCGTCCTCGTCGACCGCGTTCTTGAGCTCGAGCACGGCGAGCGGCAGGCCGTTCACGAAGAGCACCACGTCCGGCCGACGGGTGTGCCGGTTCTCGACCACGGTGAACTGGTTGACCGCAAGCCAGTCGTTGTTCGCGGGCGTGTCAAAGTCGATGACCCTCGCTTGGGCACCGCGGATCTCGCCCGCCGCCGTGCGGTACTCGACCGTTACGCCATCCACGAGTAGCTGATGGAGCGCGCGGTTGCGTTGAACCAGATCGGCACCCTCGGGCCGAGTGAGCTTGCGGAAGGCGTCATCCAAGGCCTCGACGGGAAGCGCGGGGTTGAGGCGGGCGAGTGCGTCGCGCAGGCGCTGCGCCAGCGCCACCTCACCGTAGTCGGCCCGCTCGGCGGTGGGCATGTCGGGTGCGATCTCCGGCCCGTGCGCGACCTGCCAGCCCCCAGCATCCAACCAGCCAAGGGCTGCAGCTTCGACCGTCGACTCGCTAAAGGCCGTCACGACGGACAGATTCTCCCTGGATAGCCTTAAAAAGCCATCCCATTGTAATGCTATCAGTTACAGCTTTCACGGTCTCCTCTCCCGGACAGGCGCTTAAATAGGCCTCAGGCCCAGAATGGCAGGTACCGAGCGAATTTTACAGATTCGGTGACGCCGCGCTCGCTCATGACTGGTCGTCCCCTAGGAGATTCAGCACGAGCCGGATCATCAGTTCCTTCTGCGCCGGATCGCTCTCGGCGATGAGCAGGGCGAGCGCCACCATCGCGTTGTCCGCGAGTCGCGGGCTCCCGTCGGGCCGTAGCAACAGGCCGTTGCGCCGCAGGTACTCGAGGAATAGCAGCGTCCCGATGCGCTTGTTGCCGTCGCTGAAGGGGTGGTCTTTGATGACGAAGTAGAGGACGTGCCCAGCGCGCACCTGCGCGCTCGGGTAGAGCGGTTCGCCGCCGAAGGTCTGCTCGATGGC contains:
- a CDS encoding type I restriction endonuclease subunit R, whose amino-acid sequence is MTAFSESTVEAAALGWLDAGGWQVAHGPEIAPDMPTAERADYGEVALAQRLRDALARLNPALPVEALDDAFRKLTRPEGADLVQRNRALHQLLVDGVTVEYRTAAGEIRGAQARVIDFDTPANNDWLAVNQFTVVENRHTRRPDVVLFVNGLPLAVLELKNAVDEDATIWTAFHQLETYKAEIPALFATNAVLVVSDGIEARVGTLTAGREWFKPWRTISGEGLADAHMPELQVLIQGLLAPQRFLDLLRDFIVFEDDGSARAMKKMAGYHQYHAVRVAVGETLRAAQAERAAETRGRYEAGMQPGGKPGDRRVGVVWHTQGSGKSLTMAFYAGRIIREPAMENPTIVVLTDRNDLDDQLHGTFSRCQDLLRQPPVQAESRAHLRELLSVAAGGVVFTTIHKFFPEEKGDRHPKLSERRNIVVIADEAHRSQYDFIDGYARHMRDALPHASFMGFTGTPIERADLSTRAVFGDTISVYDIQRAVADRATVPIYYESRLAKLGLDEAERPKIDPEFEEATEGEEVERKEKLKTKWAQLEAVVGAEKRLEIVARDIVEHYEKRLEALDGKAMIGCR